In one window of Vulpes vulpes isolate BD-2025 chromosome 1, VulVul3, whole genome shotgun sequence DNA:
- the ZNF292 gene encoding zinc finger protein 292 isoform X2, translated as MRIKHLIKTNQLSQATALAKLCSDHPEIGTKGSFKQTYLVCLCTSSPNEKLIEEISEVDCKDALEMICNLESEGDEKSALVLCTAFLSRQLQQGDMYCAWELTLFWSKLQQRVEPSIQVYLERCRQLSLLTKTVYHIFFLIKVINSETEGAGLATCIELCVKALRLESTENTEVKISICKTISCLLPDDLEVKRACQLSEFLIEPTVDAYYAVEMLYNQPDQKYDEENLPIPNSLRCELLLVLKTQWPFDPEFWDWKTLKRQCLALMGEEASIVSSIDELNDSEVYEKVVDYQEDSKETSMNGLSGGIGANSGLLKDICDEKQKKREIKQLRERGFISARFRNWQAYMQYCVLCDKEFLGHRIVRHAQKHYKDGIYSCPICAKNFNSKETFVPHVTLHVKQSSKERLAAMKPLRRLGRPPKITTTNENQKTNAVAKQEQRPIKKNSLYSTDFIVFNDNDGSDDENDDKDKSYEPEVIPVQKPVPVNEFNCPVTFCKKGFKYFKNLIAHVKGHKDNEDAKRFLEMQSKKVICQYCRRHFVSVTHLNDHLQMHCGSKPYICIQMKCKAGFNSYAELLTHRKEHQVFRAKCMFPKCGRIFSEAYLLYDHEAQHYNTYTCKFTGCGKVYRSQSELEKHLDDHSTPEKVLPPEDQLNSSGDCVQPSKVNQNTEVSIEKERSVLPSENNIENTLPADKSDAWDKSKTESAVTKQDQISASELRQADGPLSNGLENPVTTPLLQASEVAVSIKVSLNQGIEDNFGKQENSTVEGTGESLVTNLHTPVGDTCNDLCRPGFQERKEQDCFNEAQITQNSLVNSETLKIGDLTPQNLERQVNNLMTFSVQNQAGFQNSLPASKFECGGNVKTSSSLYNLPLKTLESITFVPPQPNPSSSLGTPSVPPKAPVQKFSCQVEGCTRTYNSSQSIGKHMKTAHPDQYAAFKMQRKSKKGQKSNNLNTPNNGKFVYFLPSQVSSSNSAFFTSQTKANGNPTCSNQLQHVSPSIFPAHLTSVSTPLLPSAESVINPNIPSQDKNEQGGGIICSQMENLSTTTLPAQMEDLTKTVLPLNIDSGSDPFLPLPAESSSMSLFPSPADSGANSVFSQLENNTNHFSSQIEGNTNSSFLKGGNGENAVFPSQVNVANDFNSTSAQQSAPEKVKKDRGRGPNGKERKPKHNKRAKWPAIIRDGKFICSRCYRAFTNPRSLGGHLSKRSYCKPLDGAEIAQELLQNNGQPSLLASMILSTNAVNLQQPQQSTFNPEACFKDPSFLQLLAAENRSSTFLPNTFPRTGVTSFSTNVSQEGSEIIKQALETAGIPSTFEGAEMLSHVPTGCVSDAAQVNATVMPNPAVPPLLQTVCHPNPLLTNQNRTPNSKTPSIEECSSLPVFPTNDLLLKTVENGLCSSSFPNSSGPSQTFTSNSSRVSVISGPQSTRSSHLNKKGNSASKRRKKVVPPLIAPNASQNLVTSDLTAMGLIAKSIEIPTSNLHSNVIPNCEPQGLVENLTQKLNNVDNQLFITDVKENFKTNLESHTVLAPLTLKTENGDSQMMALNSCTTSINSDLQISEDNVIQNFEKTLEIIKSAMNSQILEVKSGSHGVGETSQNAQINYNIQLPSVNTVQNNKLPDSSQFSSFIGVMPAKNNIPPSEVLHKEDQIQEILEGLQKLKLENDLSTPAPQCVLINTSVTLTPTPVKPNPNVTVVQPVSEIISNIQFSDKVNKPFVCQNQGCNYSAMTKDALFKHYGKIHQYTPEMILEIKKNQLKFAPFKCVVPTCTKTFTRNSNLRAHCQLVHHFTTEEMVKLKIKRPYGRKTQSENLSTPRITQVKRQLTMTEENKREFQPTLDLGAIKENSLSNVAVIPEKQLLEKKSPEKTESSLQVITVTSEQCNTNSLTNIQTKGRKIRRHKKEKEEKKRKKPVSDSLEFPTRYSPYRPYRCVHQGCFAAFTIQQNLILHYQAVHKSDLPAFSAEVEEESEAGKESEEIETKQTVKEFRCQVSDCSRIFQAITGLIQHYMKLHEMTPEEIESMTASVDVGKFPCDQLECKSSFTTYLNYVVHLEADHGIGIRGSKTEEDGIYKCDCEGCDRIYATRSNLLRHIFNKHNDKHKAHLIRPRRLTPGQENMSSKANQEKTKSKYRGTKHRSGKEGIKMPKTKRKKKNNLENKTAKIVQIEENKPYSLKRGKHVYSIKARNDALSECTSRFVTQYPCMIKGCTSVVTSESNIIRHYKCHKLSKAFTSQHRNLLIVFKRCCNSQLKDTSEQESDKSDVKNSDACVSESNDNSRTATVPQKEIEKKEKDEMDELTELFITKLINEDNASVETQAHTSSNVSNDFQENNPCQSEKQKTSNLKRVNKEKNVSLNKKRKVEKAEPASTVELSSTHKEEETAVAIQTTEEHPASFDWSSFKPMGFEVSFLKFLEESAVKQKKNSDKDHPNSGNKKGSHSNSRKNIDKTAVTSGNHVCACKESETFVQFANPSQLQCSDNVKIVLDKTLKDCTELVLKQLQEMKPTVSLKKLEVHSNDPDVSVMKEISMGKATGRGQY; from the exons ATGAGAATTAAACATCTAATCAAAACCAATCAGTTAAGTCAAGCAACTGCTCTAGCAAAGCTGTGTTCTGACCATCCAGAGATTGGTACAAAAGGTAGTTTTAAGCAAACTTACCTTGTTTGTCTTTGTACATCATCACCAAATGAAAAGTTAATCGAAGAG ATTTCAGAAGTTGATTGCAAAGATGCACTAGAAATGATCTGTAACTTAGAATCTGAGGGTGATGAAAAAAGTGCTCTTGTCTTATGTACCGCATTTTTGTCACGTCAGCTCCAACAAGGAGACATGTACTGTGCTTG ggAACTCACTCTCTTTTGGAGTAAATTACAGCAAAGAGTAGAACCATCTATACAAGTGTACCTAGAAAGATGTCGGCAACTTTCTTTGTTAACCAAGACggtatatcacattttcttcctGATTAAAGTTATTAATTCAGAG ACTGAAGGGGCTGGACTTGCCACCTGTATAGAACTATGTGTAAAAGCTCTTCGTTTGGAATCTACAGAAAATACTGAAGTGAAAATATCTATTTGCAAGACCATTTCATGCTTGTTGCCTGATGATCTGGAAGTTAAACGTGCTTGTCAACTGAGTGAATTTCTTATTGAGCCTACAGTAGATGCATATTATGCTGTGGAAATGTTGTATAATCAACCAGACCAGAAATATGATGAAGAGAATCTTCCAATACCAAATTCTCTGCGCTGTGAGCTCTTACTTGTATTGAAAACTCAGTGGCCCTTTGATCCAGAATTCTGGGATTGGAAAACATTAAAACGACAATGTCTTGCATTAATGGGGGAAGAAGCATCTATTGTGTCTTCAATAGATGAACTAAATGACAGTGAAGTTTATGAGAAAGTAGTGGACTACCAAGAAGACAGTAAAGAAACTTCTATGAATGGACTTTCTGGTGGAATTGGTGCTAATTCTGGCCTTCTTAAAGACATCTGTGAtgaaaagcagaagaagagagaaataaaacaattaagagaGAGGGGATTTATTTCTGCTAGGTTTAGGAATTGGCAAGCCTACATGCAGTATTGTGTGCTATGTGACAAAGAATTCCTTGGTCACAGAATAGTACGACATGCTCAAAAACATTATAAAGATGGGATTTACAGTTGCCCTATATGTGCAAAGAACTTTAATTCTAAAGAAACTTTTGTCCCTCATGTCACATTGCATGTTAAACAATCTAGTAAAGAGAGACTAGCAGCTATGAAACCATTAAGAAGATTGGGGAGGCCACCTAAAATCACAACTACCAATGAGAATCAGAAGACTAATGCTGTGGCTAAGCAGGAACAGCGACCTATAAAAAAGAATAGTCTCTATTCAACAGATTTCATAGTATTTAATGACAATGATGGTTCAGATGATGAAAATGATGACAAAGATAAATCTTATGAACCAGAAGTGATCCCAGTCCAGAAACCAGTACCCGTTAATGAATTTAATTGCCCTGTAACTTTTTGTAAGAAGGGctttaagtactttaaaaatttaattgctCATGTAAAGGGGCATAAGGATAATGAAGATGCCAAGCGCTTTCttgaaatgcaaagcaaaaaagTTATTTGCCAGTACTGTAGACGGCATTTTGTAAGTGTTACTCATCTTAATGATCACCTACAAATGCATTGTGGTAGTAAACCATATATCTGTATACAGATGAAATGTAAGGCTGGTTTTAATAGTTATGCAGAGCTCTTAACACACCGAAAGGAACATCAAGTCTTTAGAGCAAAGTGTATGTTTCCTAAGTGTGGCAGAATTTTTTCAGAAGCTTATTTACTGTATGATCATGAAGCACAGCATTATAATACCTATACTTGTAAGTTCACAGGTTGTGGTAAAGTTTATCGTTCTCAGAGTGAGCTAGAAAAGCATCTGGATGATCACAGTACTCCCGAAAAAGTGTTGCCTCCTGAAGACCAACTTAATTCATCTGGAGATTGTGTTCAGCCTTCTAAAGTGAATCAGAACACAGAAGTGAGCATCGAGAAAGAGAGATCTGTGCTTCCttcagaaaataatattgaaaataccTTACCAGCAGATAAAAGTGATGCTTGggataaaagcaaaacagaatcAGCTGTGACCAAACAAGACCAGATTTCTGCATCAGAGCTCAGGCAAGCTGATGGACCATTGTCAAATGGTTTGGAAAACCCTGTGACTACTCCTCTGCTTCAGGCCAGTGAAGTAGCTGTGTCCATTAAAGTGTCCCTCAATCAGGGGATTGAGGATAACTTTGGAAAGCAAGAAAACTCAACTGTGGAAGGCACTGGTGAATCACTGGTCACAAACTTACATACACCAGTTGGAGATACCTGTAATGATTTGTGTCGTCCaggttttcaagaaagaaaagaacaggattGCTTTAATGAAGCCCAGATTACTCAGAATTCTTTAGTAAATTCAGAAACCCTCAAAATAGGTGACCTTACCCCACAAAACTTAGAAAGACAAGTGAATAACCTGATGACCTTTTCTGTGCAAAATCAGGCAGGATTTCAAAACAGTTTACCAGCTTCCAAGTTTGAATGTGGAGGTAATGTTAAAACATCATCCAGTCTTTATAATTTACCTCTTAAGACATTGGAAAGTATCACATTTGTTCCACCACAGCCCAACCCAAGTAGTTCTTTAGGAACTCCATCAGTGCCTCCAAAAGCGCCAGTTCAGAAATTCAGTTGCCAGGTCGAGGGATGTACTCGAACCTATAATTCTTCACAGAGTATTGGGAAACACATGAAGACTGCACACCCTGACCAGTATGCTGCATTTAAAATGCAGCGGAAAAGTAAAAAAGGTCAGAAATCTAACAACTTAAATACACCAAATAATggaaagtttgtttattttttgccatCACAGGTGAGCAGCTCTAACAGTGCATTTTTTACATCACAGACCAAAGCCAACGGGAATCCTACTTGTTCAAATCAGTTGCAGCATGTCTCGCCTTCCATTTTTCCAGCTCATTTAACAAGTGTGTCAACTCCACTGTTGCCCTCAGCGGAAAGTGTCATAAATCCAAATATACCTTCTCAGGATAAAAATGAACAAGGTGGTGGTATTATATGTTCCCAAATGGAAAATTTATCTACTACTACCTTGCCAGCACAAATGGAAGATCTAACCAAAACAGTTTTGCCTTTGAATATTGACAGTGGCTCAgatcctttccttcctttgcctGCCGAAAGTAGTTCAATGTCTCTCTTCCCTTCACCAGCAGATAGTGGGGCTAATTCTGTTTTTTCCCAActggaaaataatacaaatcatTTTTCCTCACAGATTGAAGGAAACACTAATTCCTCCTTTCTGAAGGGAGGTAATGGTGAAAATGCAGTTTTTCCTTCACAAGTCAATGTTGCAAATGATTTTAATAGCACCAGTGCCCAACAGTCTGcacctgaaaaagttaaaaaggacCGTGGGCGGGGcccaaatggaaaggaaagaaaacccaagCACAACAAAAGGGCTAAATGGCCTGCAATTATCAGAGATGGAAAATTTATCTGTAGCAGGTGTTACAGGGCTTTTACTAATCCCAGGTCTCTGGGTGGACACTTGTCTAAGCGATCTTACTGTAAACCACTGGATGGAGCAGAAATTGCTCAAGAACTTCTACAGAATAATGGACAGCCTTCTCTTCTTGCCAGCATGATTCTCTCCACAAATGCAGTAAATTTGCAGCAGCCACAACAGTCTACCTTCAATCCAGAAGCATGTTTTAAAGATCCATCATTCCTGCAACTTCTTGCTGCTGAAAATCGCTCATCAACATTTTTACCAAATACATTTCCTCGGACTGGTGTGACTAGCTTTAGTACCAATGTCAGTCAAGAAGGAAGTGAGATTATTAAACAGGCTTTGGAAACTGCTGGCATCCCCAGTACATTTGAGGGTGCCGAAATGCTTTCTCATGTTCCAACAGGTTGTGTTTCAGATGCAGCACAAGTAAATGCAACAGTGATGCCAAATCCAGCTGTGCCACCTTTGTTGCAGACTGTATGCCACCCAAACCCCCTGCTGACAAACCAGAATAGGACACCAAACTCCAAAACTCCCTCCATTGAGGAATGCAGCAGTTTGCCTGTTTTCCCAACAAATGACTTACTGCTGAAGACTGTTGAAAATGGTTTGTGTTCTAGTTCATTCCCTAATTCTAGTGGGCCATCACAAACTTTTACCAGTAATAGTTCACGTGTTTCAGTTATAAGTGGTCCTCAGAGCACGAGATCtagtcatttaaataaaaagggaaacaGTGCTtcgaagagaagaaagaaagttgTTCCTCCCCTAATTGCACCTAATGCTTCCCAAAACTTGGTAACAAGTGACTTAACAGCAATGGGACTCATAGCAAAGAGTATTGAGATACCAACTAGTAACCTCCATTCAAATGTAATTCCAAATTGTGAGCCTCAGGGTTTGGTGGAAAACCTAACACAGAAATTAAATAATGTTGACAATCAGTTATTTATTACTGATgtgaaagaaaactttaaaaccaaTCTTGAGTCCCATACGGTGTTAGCTCCTTTaacattaaaaactgaaaatggtGATTCCCAAATGATGGCTTTGAATTCATGCACAACTTCAATAAATTCCGATTTGCAGATTTCTGAAGATAATGTTATACAAAACTTTGAAAAGACTCTTGAAATTATTAAAAGTGCTATGAATTCTCAAATACTTGAGGTAAAAAGTGGATCTCACGGTGTTGGTGAAACATCACAGAATGctcaaataaattataacattCAGCTTCCTTCAGTAAACACTGTGCAAAATAACAAGTTACCTGATTCTTCTCAGTTTTCCTCCTTTATAGGTGTAATGCCAGCAAAAAATAACATTCCTCCATCTGAAGTATTACATAAGGAGGATCAAATACAGGAAATTTTAGAAGGcttgcagaaattaaaattagaaaatgaccTGTCCACTCCAGCACCCCAGTGTGTACTAATAAATACATCAGTGACACTGACTCCCACTCCTGTTAAACCAAATCCAAATGTCACAGTTGTTCAGCCAGTTTCTGAAATTATAAGCAACATTCAGTTTAGTGACAAAGTTAATAAACCCTTTGTGTGTCAAAACCAAGGCTGTAATTACAGTGCAATGACAAAGGATGCTTTATTTAAGCACTATGGTAAGATTCATCAGTACACTCCAGAGATGATTCTTGAAATTAAGAAGAATCAGTTGAAATTTGCCCCATTTAAATGTGTAGTACCTACCTGTACAAAAACATTTACAAGGAACTCTAATCTCCGGGCACACTGCCAGTTGGTCCATCATTTTACAACAGAAGAAATggtaaagttaaaaataaaaaggccttATGGAAGAAAAACTCAGAGTGAAAATTTGTCAACCCCACGAATTACACAAGTAAAAAGACAGCTAACTatgacagaggaaaataaaagggaattcCAACCAACTTTAGACTTGGGAGCAATAAAGGAAAATTCCCTCAGTAATGTAGCAGTGATCCCAGAAAAAcaacttcttgaaaaaaaaagtcctgaaaaaACAGAAAGCTCCTTGCAAGTGATCACAGTTACTTCAGAACAATGTAATACAAATTCTCTCACAAACATACAAACCAAAGGACGGAAAATTAgaagacataaaaaggaaaaggaggagaaaaaacgCAAGAAGCCAGTTTCTGACTCCCTTGAGTTTCCAACAAGATACAGTCCCTACAGACCTTACCGATGTGTTCACCAGGGTTGCTTTGCCGCTTTTACTATACAGCAAAACTTAATTCTGCATTACCAGGCTGTACACAAATCAGATCTACCTGCATTTTCTGCAGAGGTTGAAGAAGAAAGTGAAGCTGgtaaagaaagtgaagaaattgAAACTAAACAGACTGTGAAAGAATTTCGATGTCAGGTGAGTGACTGTTCCCGAATTTTCCAAGCAATTACTGGCCTGATACAACACTACATGAAACTTCATGAAATGACTCCTGAGGAAATTGAAAGTATGACTGCTTCTGTGGATGTTGGGAAATTTCCATGTGACCAGTTAGAGTGTAAATCTTCATTTACCACATATTTGAACTATGTTGTTCATCTTGAGGCAGATCATGGAATTGGGATAAGGGGAAGTAAAACTGAAGAAGATGGCATATACAAGTGTGACTGTGAAGGCTGTGACCGGATATATGCAACTCGGTCAAATCTCCTCCGacacatttttaataagcataATGACAAGCATAAAGCTCATTTGATTCGGCCAAGAAGATTAACACCTGGTCAGGAAAATATGTCAAGCaaggcaaaccaagaaaagaCAAAGTCTAAATATCGGGGAACAAAACACAGATCTGGAAAGGAAGGAATCAAAATGCCTAAAACAaaacgaaagaaaaaaaataatttagaaaacaagacTGCAAAAATTGTGCAAATTGAAGAAAATAAGCCTTATTCTCTGAAACGTGGAAAGCACGTATATTCCATAAAGGCTAGAAATGATGCCTTATCTGAGTGTACAAGCAGATTTGTAACCCAGTATCCATGTATGATAAAGGGGTGTACATCAGTTGTTACAAGTGAAAGCAATATAATTAGACATTATAAATGCCATAAATTATCAAAGGCATTTACATCACAACACCGAAATCTTCTCATTGTCTTCAAACGGTGTTGCAACTCACAATTAAAGGACACTTCTGAGCAAGAAAGTGATAAGAGTGATGTGAAAAATTCTGATGCATGTGTATCAGAGAGCAATGATAACTCTAGAACAGCTACAGTTCCAcagaaggaaattgaaaaaaaagaaaaagatgaaatggaTGAGCTAACAgaattatttattacaaaattaataaatgaagacAATGCAAGTGTGGAGACCCAAGCTCATACCTCTTCAAATGTAAGTAatgattttcaggaaaataaCCCATGCcagtcagaaaaacaaaaaacaagtaatttGAAGAgagtcaataaagaaaaaaatgtctccctaaataaaaagagaaaagttgaaaAAGCAGAACCAGCATCAACAGTTGAGTTAAGTAGTACAcataaagaagaagaaactgcTGTTGCAATTCAAACAACAGAGGAGCATCCTGCATCTTTTGACTGGAGCTCATTTAAACCAATGGGATTTGAAGTATCCTTTCTGAAGTTTCTTGAGGAGTCTGcagtgaagcagaagaaaaattctGACAAAGACCATCCAAATAGTGGAAACAAGAAAGGATCCCattcaaattcaagaaaaaatattgataagaCTGCTGTGACTAGTGGAAATCATGTGTGTGCTTGTAAAGAAAGTGAAACCTTTGTACAGTTTGCCAATCCATCACAGCTTCAGTGCAGTGATAATGTAAAAATTGTTTTAGACAAGACTCTTAAAGATTGCACTGAACTTGTGTTAAAGCAACTTCAGGAAATGAAACCTACCGTCAGTCTGAAAAAACTTGAAGTACATTCAAATGATCCAGATGTGTCTGTTATGAAAGAAATTAGTATGGGTAAAGCCACAGGGAGAGGGCAGTACTGA